The following is a genomic window from Neodiprion pinetum isolate iyNeoPine1 chromosome 3, iyNeoPine1.2, whole genome shotgun sequence.
TCAGAATTATTAGGTATAATTCGATTATTATTAAGGGAATTTCACAAACTGTGATCTGTACATTGAAACAATTTGAGATGAATAATAGAGCCTAAATTGCATGTCAACTTGGTATCGGTTCTCACAAAAGTAAGCGGAAAGAAATTGAACCGATGTGTTGTGTTCAACCCTCAATGATTGATAAATGGATAAAACATAGTTTTATTGATCTTGGTTTGCATCAACAAAATCTACGTGTGACGCCTCACAGATATCACACCGCAGATTTGCATTCATGGACTACTCGACTGCAGAAATAGCGCTGTACTCGagttcgaaagaaaaataagagtgCTTTCATTAATACTATTAATTTCACTCACGGCTGTTAGGACGCGAAAATCTTCACGACTTAGGTAACGCAACATTGTCACGTTCAACTTTCCCATGATGGTTTTTAGAGGTTATGTTCTTAGAGGTTACGGTAATATGTTTCGCAAATTTGCAGACACGTGTCAGAGCAGTCAGCTCTTTCTTGCTCAACGGAGCATACACTTGTAAcactttttcacttttattctAAAACATATTATTGAAACTCTTTTGGCTTATCGTGTATTACACTGAGTGAACGAACAAATGGCACAGAGTCAGAGTTAATTAAAAGCGGTACTCATCCATACTGTGCGCCCCTCTCTCATGGTCGGAACTCAGTTCCAAGCAGTTCCTTGAACCTATTTTACTGTAATTTTGTATGTCAAATTGCATACCATTAGGCGGTTATATACGCATATCTCTTGCCTACAATTAGGCTGTTAGTGATGAGTAATCCAGGTTGTTTACCTGAGTCTGGGTCAGTGGCGTAGCAACCATGGAGCAGTTGGAGCAAGTTGCTTCTGAGCGAGGGCCACACGCTAGGGTAGGGCACTGCGGTGGAGTAATCTGTGCCCGGCGACTAAATTCTCAGGTTCACCGCCAGGTGGCGGCGCTTCGTAACTTCACTCACAAGTGAAGTATAGTTGAGCGAGTACTTGACTCCGAATGCTCCCTTTGATGTTACCGGGAGGTTACCGGTGGTCGTCGAGTCGCGTGTGGGAGTGAATACCGGTCGATGTTGTGAGAAGCAGATGAATATGAATGGTTATAAAGGGCACTTCTCACGTACGCAAAAGCGAGATTGCTGCGTGTTGAATGTGGGATTCGGGGTGAAATCGTGCAGCGTGTTGACACTGTATGTGAAGAGGCGGTTGGAAGAAGGAAGCGATCGAAACTCCGAGCTTCAATAGCGTGGCATAAATTAGCGAAATCGATTATAGAAAATCCTCTGCGACTGATGAATTTCCGCCAGTTACACTGTTTTCTGACGTAATATTACGACAGTACGCCGCGCCCTGAGGGGCTCATTTTCACTCCAAATGAATAAGCAGATCCACATGAATACATCTGTGCCCCAAACGCATCTTCGATAACAAATTCGGCCAATGAACAACCTCATGCAAATGTTGATTGCAACACTACCGATCAGACTGAGCTAATTTTCACAATGTTCGCCGCCGGAATAAAACAACTAATTTTTAAACTTGGTCTGAGTCAACCAGTGGGTAGTGTTGCTAAAGACACAACTGGTCGTAACAAAAATCGAGGGTTCAGCACGAATCTTTATACAGGTGAAGGGCCGATGAAAATCACAAGATAATGGTTGGGTTATTCGACgacaagaaatattttttcttgtcgGCCGTATTGGCTTTTTGATAAATCGAATTCAGATGCgaaatttgtaaaacgaaACGCAGATTCGACTCATTTAGGTCGCGATATTGAATCACATGAGGAATCAAAGCAACGCGGAATTTCTTGCGAAATTTACTATCGTTGGCAGAATTATTAGCGTAAAGTAAGGAACTCAAGGAACTGATAAAGACATAGAGAAATCAGTTGAGATGCTTTCCACACTCATTATTCAGTTCGCAGACATGAGAAATGATTGGGGCTCCGTGAAGGCTGAGATGCGATTGAGTTGTCAAGTACATGAAAAATTGAGCCCACTTTTTCCGAAACGCGAGTACGACGTATTAGGCGGTTTTTCGACGAGGTCCGGGGAGATGAACGTACTTCTAACTGAGAAGCGTTTCAAAATTGAGGTGTTTGATAGAATGCTAGATGTAACAATTACCCAACTTGACACCAGGTTTCAGTCTGTTAATCGGTTGAGTGCCAATTTTAAATGCCTATAGTCCCCGTTTTTATTACAGTCATCCGATGGAACTATTCTGACTGCATGAGATGTGCTGTTATCAAGGTATTCAACGGAATTGTCAGCAAGCTTGTGTTCAGAACTGCTCCGCTTTAAATCTAGCTACAATAGTCATCTTCCAAAATTAACTTCCATTCGCGGCGTAGCGGAACTGCTTTTGATTCACAAGCCTGCATCAAGTAGTTTCACTGATACAATTACAGCATGCATGAGTTTTTAAACCTTGCCAGTTACTGCAGCAGCATACGAAAGCAGCTtttatgtttgaaaatttatgaaaatctaTCTAAGGCATAGGATGTCGCAACATCGTCGAAGTTCTTTGGCAACGTTgtcaatcgaaaaaaaagatagcACGCCAGtttgactttgaaaaaaataatcgaccAATTTGCTGAAGCTAAGGTTCGAAAGAAAGTTTTACAATTACTAAAAGGTAAGCCTAGTTCTGAAGTTGTGAGTGGGACTAATAGTAGAATATATAACATTGCGTAcatacaattgaaaaaaaatctagaatCATGCAACTTGCAACGTTTACGATCATTTTTGTTGCACAACTATGCGAATTAAGGTCCATTGGGTCTCTGTTGGAGACTAAATTGTGATTTGATGACAATCCGTTGTAGTGTCAATTACGTAGCTTGAATTACGTGCAGGATAATTTCGCGTAGAATTGAGAGAGTATAAAGAATAGCTTTCTCCCTTCAGAAAGTTACATCAATATCAGAAGtattctcacttttttttttaatgaaaccCAAGTGTCCACTCAATCTACAactcaaatttttctccaacaaTTTTTGCCTAATAATTTTTGCTTTTTGATGGAAGTTCTTATGGCGCGTCTCTGTATGAAACGACAATCGATGAAATCCTCATACACGCGGAACGTGATTCATTCTATGCGTATTTATATCCGAGCATTTACCCACCACCATACGTGCAGACGGTGCTTTTCAGTTCAGTGAGAACAATtcacagaatttttatttattgcgtTTCTTTTTAGTGAAATGTGCTAACAATTTTGcgtattttcgttttcgaagATATGTCGTAATTATAATATCTTCCAGAGTATTGATCTTCACATGAAGTCATTGCCTCGGAAAATCAACATTTTTACGAGGCCATAGGCAGGCATTTGAgataacttcaaaaatttggTTCATTGTTTCAAAGCAGTGATTAAACTTCCACTTGACCGACTTCACGTGACCTCGAAAACGAGAGATCGATGATTGTCTGGCAAATGTATTCTCTATATCAAACACATGCATTACTGCTATCGGTGACCTGCATCTAGCATTTATAGTGGAGTCTCCGAGATAACGTAATCATTGGTATTGTTACATCGAACAAGTTACGTGGGGATTGTGTCTTATAAACTCTGCTGCGTGCTGTCCAAGAGCATAATTTATAATTCGTAATTATTATCACAATTCATTGACGTATTGTCGGGATAAACATTGCTTTGGTATGCTTGGACGTGAAGTGAAGTTAATTTGTAGACGCCTTTTTGCCCGTGAGAAAATTAACCACTTTTACGCGACTGAATACTTCGATGTGCATAATTCCGTTTTCATCACTTCAGCGCAATCAAGCATTCCATTTTCATGCCAGGCACAACAGACAACACACTGCGAACCGATGAGATTATTGGAgttataaataaagaaaaaaggggTAACTCTCGTTCAAGTTCATGGCAATTATTCACTGCTGTTTGCCGCGGTAAGCTGTAGAGTGTTGAATCGTTGAGTGTAAAGTTTGGTGTAGAAAAGTTTCGACTCTTACCGCAAATCGTGTACCTATCTTGAAACGATGGAATTCAACGATTTGGTCGCGAAGATGTTGTCGATGGCGTTGATATTCGGGGGGAGTATCTTCATCGGAACATTACCCGTATTATGCAGAAACTGCAGTGGACAACGAAGGCAGGTCACCTCTTCATTGCTTTGTCTCGGCGCTGGAGTTTTATTTGCCACTTGCGCGCTGCACATGCTTCCAGAGTCCATACAATCTCTCCCTGCCTTATACGCAGGGCTATTATTCTGCGGCGGGTTCTGTTTACTTTACGCGGTGGACGAAATGATTTACCTTATACGGGGTCGACCCATCAACTTGCCGCACGTCCATCGACCTGCAACAAGTCGCAGGATCAAGCCCACGTAAGTCTAGAGATCTCTGAATCGGTGATCTTCACTGAAAACTGTGCAGTAGGACAGTGTAATAGAATTAGTGTATTTCATGAGGCTAGATATGATTGTTGGGTTTGTTCCGATGAAGAAAATCTGTGCGACATTTTCTTACGGATAAAACTGAAACGAAACGTAAGCTGATGCATGACAAAGATATTCAGACGATTCCATTCAAAACAGTAATCATATTCCTTTCAGATCAATACTTCGACGGAATGATGATTGTAAGGTCACTGTCAGAGATGCCAGGGAGGGAAATTTCTCCAATGAATACGTCGGTCACAACCCTGATTCTCAAGTTTCTTATCAGGCTTACACTCACGGCAGACTTCGAGATCGTTCGTACGAGCCAAATCTGAAAAACACATTTTCCAATCAGAGAAGTGTATCTGACAATGAGGTCCACTCTACGACACCTTCGACTCCATCACTTTGGCCCGATGAAAACGAAACCTTACTTACTCGTGAAGCACACATTGAACCCGATTCTGATTTTAACGCGAGTCTACCGGGACTCTTGGCGGCGTTGGCCTTGCATGCGATTTTGGAAGGAGTTGCCATTGGGGTACAAACAGAGACTGCTAAGGTAAGAATTCCTCGATGATACCCATGGCGAAGGTCTTCACTTAGGTATTTACTTAAGCTGACAATTTAACAATTGAGggaaattacatttttaggTGTGGCTCCTCGTGATAGCAGTAGCTGCGCACAAATTGGTCGTCTGCTTCTGTCTTGGCGTCGAAATGGCAAGATCTGTATCAGTTTTGCATCACGTATTCGCTATCGTTCTATTCGCAGGCGGCTCAGTAGCTGGGATTGGTATCGGGATGGCGGTTAAGGAAGTAAGTGTTGAATGAGTAATACTTTCAGATTGATCAGACCGCCTAAACAATCAACTCTCCATGGTTTATAATCGAACGCTTTTTGACTTTCTTCCAATGTTGCAGAACAGCCAAGATTGGGTAACAGTGATACCCGCGCTTAATGCTGTGGCTGCTGGGGCACTTCTTTATGTGGCTCTCAGTGAAGTTTTGCCGAGAGAAAGAGCCAGATGGCAGAACACTCCAAACCGCTGGGCAAGAATTTggcaatttattttcttcgtatCCGGCATTGTCATAATATTCATAATCAAGAAGTATATAAGTGAGTATTCTTACGGTACCTCATTCGTTGACGCTACGAATAGTTGAAGttgacagtattttttttttttttttgcagaggCGACTTAATCATCGACTGGCAACGACTAACAGCTTCTATCTCATTGAACAACCATCGACTATGAGTTCCAGAAATGTATCGTAAATTACATAAATAGATCGTagtgttttatattttttgtaaaatttgtatttaatAATATGATAGATAGACATTCTGTTTGCTGACTATTGAATCTGTATCTTCTGTTTAGTATTATGCGATTTGAACCTAAGTTTTTGAGAGTGTCCtccaacttttgattcgtcgcATTACCATAAACCCACATTCCATTAGTGGTATTATCTATAGTTCCATAAATATCTCCCAATATCAGCCCTAGTGATCCAATTTTCTTGATTAGTACATCTTCTGCACAATTCACGAAAACCGTACGTTTTATAGCGTCAATTTTTGATCGATCTTTTATCTTTGGAATTTCTAGATTGTATACTTTACTTTGGAGTGTTTCGAGTTCCTGGTTGGTTGTTTTGTCACCTATGCCTTTAAGCTTTGCGGTTATTTTAGAAATTCGGCGCTCGTGATGATCTATCACTTTGAGCCATTCTTGTAACTTTGCGGCTTTCTGGAACATCGGGACGGTTGTTTTAGTGCCTTCCATTTCTATTATCATGTGATCTTTTATGTCCATGTTATTAGGGACTTCGTCAATGAACGAATCATCTGAGAAAGTCAACGAAGTTGACGATCCTTTAGACGACGCGCTTTCAATGATCTCACTTGACATAGTGCGTGGTGTTGGCTGTTCTAATCTACGTATCCTTTCGCAGATCTTTATCATATACTGTCTGGcctcttcatcttcatctaTGGGTATCTCCTGTATTTGCTCCTCTCCCATTTCGAAAAAAGATAAGCTGTCAGAGTCCATGTTTGACTTGTATATGatggaatttttcttcctatCAAGGACCAGATTCCTAACTGGGACTATATCTATCATAGATAGTATCGTAAATTACATAAATAGATCGTagtgttttatattttttgtaaaatttgtatttaatAATATGATAGTCATTTGtacgaataaattcatttattaataaaatttgtaacgtCAGCTTGTTTTACATCATCATAGAAAAGTGggtttatttcttattttattttcatgatAATGTCAGCGGCTCGTTCTGCCATCGCGATAATCACTGAGTTTGGCATACCTGAGATAGGGGATGGCAAAATACTTGCATCTACGATTCTTACCCCGTTGACTCCAATCACCCTACAAAAGATGTAAAACGAAACCATCACGAGATATAAAAGCTTACATACAATTCTGTTGCATAATTTGCTGATAAATCGATTTCGGAATCGTGTACATATTCTGAAAAGTTTTCCCACCATTGTTAATGCAGTGAATATGAATTTCTGGACGCTTCGATGACCGGAGAAATGAATACTCTAGGTCAGAACTGACTTACCTCAGATATTCGTCCACCACTGCACGATTGTCGTGTCTATTACCCATCTGACAAGTCCCACCAAAATGATGACTGGTTAGACCTGCGGTTCTCGTTAAGCAGTTCGTAAATTCCAGGTTTGAGTAATCCGGTTTTAAATGGTTGCACTCATCCAAATTAGGAATGTGAGGCGTCACACCCAACTCCATGAATTGGCGTGTCCTCAGTGTGTCCATGGCCAGATTGATCGCTGCAAGAAATTGACCACGATATTAAAAACAGCAGTTTCCAGTTAGCGTCGAGAACTGAGCGGATGGAGAATTTTATTGTTGTACCTTTGTGCGTGCACGCGACGTCGTAATCGTTCTGAAGATATCTGGGATCGATTATTGGTGGATCTGAGAAATGAGATGAACCTAAAGTAACCCTTCCACGACTCTTTGGTTGTAAGCAATTTGCCAAGTAGATGAAACCTTCCTGTTTGGAATTGGCGTACGAAGGGAAAATCGCCCTGAAAGTCTGGATTCCGCAAAAGGATATTACGCTTTGTGTATGTTCGAATGTCGGATGAAAAGCAAACATTCGTCCGAAATCAGTGCTTGTTTTTACCGTAGTATGAAAATTGGCGATGTCTTTGAGCAAACTCTCGTCCGCTGATCCCATGccaaaaaaaacaattccacTGTGGCCTGTTATTCCTGTGCCCAAAATCGCGGTCGATGCCAAAAGTCCTGAAATtcaacgaaaaataataaaacgcgATCGTCATCTTTGGCATCAGAAGTTGATATCCAATCGTAATTAATTTCGGTCAATTTGGTGGTGCACCATTCACAAAAAGCTGAAATAATTCGTGTTCAAATCAATTTACATAAGAGGTCCTTTGGCAATGGATacccataatttttttcataaggaTCCGGAAATCGTGTCCtgggataaaaaatgaatacataaAATGTCGTTCTTTTACCCCCGAAGAGAGAGGGTAGAGGGGGGTGACTGAGTTATGAACCGCAGGCCACATGTTTTTATGACTCGAGAAACATTTCGGAATGGATAGTTTGAAAATCCGAAAACAGGAGCATTtgtgttgagaaaaaatcaaagaattcCGATGCCAAGGATAAACAAGGTTAAATCAATTTCTACCGTGCAGGAACTTTAACTCTCACATTATAAACATGCATTACGCATTCGACTTGTGTGAATGTTGGTTTTTCATTCAGGCATTTACCACTGCCAAAAGCGTAGTACTTGAAGATTTCACTCAGTGACATCAACTTGTTCAAAGTGACGCTTACAGGTGTTTTGAGACCGATGTAAATCGGGACATTCAGGTGATCAAACAGGTTCTCTCCAACTTTTTCGAGGTGACTCACAACGGGGATCTGAAAGTGAATCGAAGACGATATCGAGGTTCGTTTGGAAAACCGGCTttgggaattttgaaaattgagaaaacgGGATTTGATCTCGACCTTCGGCCATGAATTATCATCgccaaaaataacaaatgacAATAATCAATTAGGTGAGACGAATATCTTATCAATCAATTCATGTAGGTCATGCAGCTTTTACTTACGCGATATTTTTTAAGCTCATTAGCCGGTCCGATGCCGGATAGTAATAGTAATTGCGGAGTGTTGAAAGCACCTCCGCACAGAATTATTTCTCTGTTAGCCTTTATTTGATCCATTGTGCCgttttgattttgaatttgaacgGCTCGTGCCGTAAGTTTGTCAAAAATTATCTAAACGAAAAATAGACTCTATCACTCCATATGaattcatttgatatttgttaTCTCATAAGTAAGACAATCACGCGGTGATTGAGACTAATTAAGACCTACCTTAAAATAGTTAAGACCTACCTTAGTGACGaatgtatttattaatatGTGCAAGTTCTCTCGGTCCCACGCTTTATTTAAGTAAGCGTTATAACTGCTCCATCTGGCACCGTTTTTCAGGGTGTGTCTCGCTAAAATAAGACTAGTATTTTCCCGTGAAATTTCGATTCCTGCGTTATGAAAGGCTCGAGCTAATTCTTCTTTCACTGAGACTGTAGTAACAACCATTGCATCCTCTGTACGTTTAAAATACGGCAAGAGATCAGCGTAAGACCATCCAATTGGCCAATTGGCATAGTCTTCGGGTATTCCAAAGGAGTGAAGCAGATAGTTCATTTGGCCACTACCTCCCAATCCCTTGCCTCTGGGCACAAATTGCTTCTGTGTAAATATTAAAGTCAATTATCTGCTATTAGCGACCTTATTAATCGAATTATAAATTACTATCATTTTGTGATCGCTATTATAAGTTGGATGACACAATTGAACGTATTCGGGGAACGTcgattcataaaaatatataagagCATGAACATTAGGGTTTTTCAAAAaaggacaaattttttttcttcaaaaagcaaaaaacaatatcaacaacttgttataaaaattttttaactttcaaaataaaaaaaataaattttcccgtgttatttaaatggaaaataaagaaatggatagAGGCAAACCTTACTAttgatattaagagctcatattggcgccaaaatttttgtttttaggtatactatcaatttttggacaccacaagaaaaaaatttcggctttttttttaaacacccTGATGAACATGTTCAATGATGAATCCCTGTTCATTCTTTACTATAGACCATATATTTCACGATACTTCAGTATTTAAATC
Proteins encoded in this region:
- the Zip88E gene encoding protein zntD; this encodes MEFNDLVAKMLSMALIFGGSIFIGTLPVLCRNCSGQRRQVTSSLLCLGAGVLFATCALHMLPESIQSLPALYAGLLFCGGFCLLYAVDEMIYLIRGRPINLPHVHRPATSRRIKPTSILRRNDDCKVTVRDAREGNFSNEYVGHNPDSQVSYQAYTHGRLRDRSYEPNLKNTFSNQRSVSDNEVHSTTPSTPSLWPDENETLLTREAHIEPDSDFNASLPGLLAALALHAILEGVAIGVQTETAKVWLLVIAVAAHKLVVCFCLGVEMARSVSVLHHVFAIVLFAGGSVAGIGIGMAVKENSQDWVTVIPALNAVAAGALLYVALSEVLPRERARWQNTPNRWARIWQFIFFVSGIVIIFIIKKYIKAT
- the LOC124213958 gene encoding neither inactivation nor afterpotential protein G isoform X3, with amino-acid sequence MKRCLPYLPKLVGAGTAGCVIASQLSKSGNASVLLIEAGGYFKWFSSVPLAAPLLQGTDANWAYQTEPQTFSSRGLRDQKQFVPRGKGLGGSGQMNYLLHSFGIPEDYANWPIGWSYADLLPYFKRTEDAMVVTTVSVKEELARAFHNAGIEISRENTSLILARHTLKNGARWSSYNAYLNKAWDRENLHILINTFVTKIIFDKLTARAVQIQNQNGTMDQIKANREIILCGGAFNTPQLLLLSGIGPANELKKYRIPVVSHLEKVGENLFDHLNVPIYIGLKTPVSVTLNKLMSLSEIFKYYAFGSGLLASTAILGTGITGHSGIVFFGMGSADESLLKDIANFHTTVKTSTDFGRMFAFHPTFEHTQSVISFCGIQTFRAIFPSYANSKQEGFIYLANCLQPKSRGRVTLGSSHFSDPPIIDPRYLQNDYDVACTHKAINLAMDTLRTRQFMELGVTPHIPNLDECNHLKPDYSNLEFTNCLTRTAGLTSHHFGGTCQMGNRHDNRAVVDEYLRVIGVNGVRIVDASILPSPISGMPNSVIIAMAERAADIIMKIK
- the LOC124213958 gene encoding neither inactivation nor afterpotential protein G isoform X1 — translated: MMMWNIFIFPIVCLTLSVLYNYYYGTPINIVENPANNYDYIIVGAGTAGCVIASQLSKSGNASVLLIEAGGYFKWFSSVPLAAPLLQGTDANWAYQTEPQTFSSRGLRDQKQFVPRGKGLGGSGQMNYLLHSFGIPEDYANWPIGWSYADLLPYFKRTEDAMVVTTVSVKEELARAFHNAGIEISRENTSLILARHTLKNGARWSSYNAYLNKAWDRENLHILINTFVTKIIFDKLTARAVQIQNQNGTMDQIKANREIILCGGAFNTPQLLLLSGIGPANELKKYRIPVVSHLEKVGENLFDHLNVPIYIGLKTPVSVTLNKLMSLSEIFKYYAFGSGLLASTAILGTGITGHSGIVFFGMGSADESLLKDIANFHTTVKTSTDFGRMFAFHPTFEHTQSVISFCGIQTFRAIFPSYANSKQEGFIYLANCLQPKSRGRVTLGSSHFSDPPIIDPRYLQNDYDVACTHKAINLAMDTLRTRQFMELGVTPHIPNLDECNHLKPDYSNLEFTNCLTRTAGLTSHHFGGTCQMGNRHDNRAVVDEYLRVIGVNGVRIVDASILPSPISGMPNSVIIAMAERAADIIMKIK
- the LOC124213958 gene encoding neither inactivation nor afterpotential protein G isoform X2, whose product is MMMWNIFIFPIVCLTLSVLYNYYYGTPINIVENPANNYDYIIVGAGTAGCVIASQLSKSGNASVLLIEAGGYFKWFSSVPLAAPLLQGTDANWAYQTEPQTFSSRGLRDQKQFVPRGKGLGGSGQMNYLLHSFGIPEDYANWPIGWSYADLLPYFKRTEDAMVVTTVSVKEELARAFHNAGIEISRENTSLILARHTLKNGARWSSYNAYLNKAWDRENLHILINTFVTKIIFDKLTARAVQIQNQNGTMDQIKANREIILCGGAFNTPQLLLLSGIGPANELKKYRIPVVSHLEKVGENLFDHLNVPIYIGLKTPVSVTLNKLMSLSEIFKYYAFGSGLLASTAILGTGITGHSGIVFFGMGSADESLLKDIANFHTTTFRAIFPSYANSKQEGFIYLANCLQPKSRGRVTLGSSHFSDPPIIDPRYLQNDYDVACTHKAINLAMDTLRTRQFMELGVTPHIPNLDECNHLKPDYSNLEFTNCLTRTAGLTSHHFGGTCQMGNRHDNRAVVDEYLRVIGVNGVRIVDASILPSPISGMPNSVIIAMAERAADIIMKIK